One Solanum pennellii chromosome 9, SPENNV200 DNA segment encodes these proteins:
- the LOC107029264 gene encoding chaperone protein dnaJ 20, chloroplastic yields MYLRTPIDRVLFSPSNPQFSRTQKVSFRVNSKLNNNVIEISESKSFYELLGIQETVSLLEIKQAYKQLARKYHPDVSPPGRVEENTQRFIRVQEAYETLSDPKSRDMYDKHMSKGLHFAFSPRKKCQNDESMENTGEWKNRWHSQLSELTRRNTHKDSGNNMSWGARMRRQRSETSL; encoded by the exons atgtatctAAGAACCCCAATAGATCGTGTACTATTTTCCCCATCAAATCCACAattttcaagaactcaaaaaGTGTCTTTTAGAGTAAACTCAAAACTTAACAACAATGTGATAGAAATTAGTGAATCAAAAAGCTTTTATGAGCTTTTGGGTATTCAAGAAACTGTTTCTTTATTAGAAATTAAACAAGCGTACAAACAATTAGCAAGAAAGTACCACCCAGATGTTTCACCTCCGGGTCGGGTCGAAGAAAATACCCAAAGGTTTATTCGGGTTCAAGAAGCTTATGAAACATTATCGGATCCTAAATCAAGAGATATGTATGATAAACATATGTCTAAAGGACTTCATTTTGCATTTTCTCCTCGTAAGAAGTGCCAAAATGATGAG TCAATGGAGAACACCGGTGAATGGAAGAATAGATGGCATTCTCAGCTATCGGAGTTGACAAGAAGAAACACACATAAGGACTCTGGTAACAATATGTCATGGGGTGCACGTATGCGTAGACAAAGGAGTGAAACATCGTTATAA
- the LOC107031440 gene encoding protein ECERIFERUM 26 gives MVSSKLEDGLIYNIKLSSVGPARVTGQDVVYEPSNMDLAMKLHYLRGIYYFDSQAFQGVTIYKIKEPIFIWFNYFYMTNGRFRRAESGRPYIKCNDCGARFIEAQCDKTLDEWLEMKDTSLEKLLVSNQVLGPELAFSPPVLIQHTKFKCGGISLGLSWAHVLGDIFSATEFWNFLGKVVGGYQPPRPLNLAHSLTKANSTQTLQKIVEDPLSIKRVDPVEDHWVANASYKLESFSIHVSASKLGQLQSRIGIQGPFESLCSIIWQSISKIRDGPGPKVVTICKKDEEKKEGLIGNTQLIGVVKVDDSIRDANPSELARLIKNEIVDERLKIDEAIEKEHGVSDVIVYGANLTFVSLEGADLYEFDWKGHKPKNVSYFIDGVGDAGTVLVLPNGPNYAEGRIVTMTLPEDEITKLKNELNNEWSIA, from the exons ATGGTGTCTTCAAAATTAGAAGATGGTCTAATTTACAACATAAAATTATCCTCAGTTGGACCAGCAAGAGTAACAGGACAAGATGTTGTTTATGAGCCAAGTAACATGGATTTGGCCATGAAATTACATTATTTGAGAGGGATTTATTACTTTGATAGCCAAGCATTTCAAGGTGtcacaatttataaaataaaagaaccaatatttatttggttcaattatttttatatgactAATGGTAGGTTTAGAAGGGCAGAGTCAGGGAGACCTTATATTAAATGTAATGATTGTGGTGCTAGGTTTATTGAAGCACAATGTGATAAAACTTTGGATGAATGGCTAGAAATGAAAGATACTTCACTTGAGAAATTACttgtttctaatcaagttcttgGTCCTGAATTGGCTTTCTCACCTCCAGTCCTCATACAG CATACTAAATTCAAATGTGGTGGAATTTCATTGGGCCTAAGTTGGGCCCATGTACTTGGAGATATATTCTCAGCAACTGAATTTTGGAACTTTTTGGGTAAAGTAGTTGGTGGATACCAACCGCCCCGACCCCTTAACTTGGCCCATTCATTAACCAAAGCAAACTCAACCCAAACCCTACAAAAAATTGTGGAGGATCCACTTTCCATAAAACGGGTTGACCCGGTTGAAGATCATTGGGTTGCTAATGCAAGTTACAAGTTGGAGTCGTTTTCGATCCATGTTAGTGCATCCAAATTGGGCCAATTACAATCAAGAATAGGAATTCAAGGCCCATTTGAATCACTATGTTCTATTATTTGGCAGTCCATTTCAAAAATTAGAGATGGGCCTGGCCCAAAAGTTGTGACCATTTGTAAAAaggatgaagaaaagaaagagggcCTTATAGGAAACACACAATTAATTGGTGTGGTTAAGGTTGATGACTCAATTAGAGATGCTAATCCTAGTGAATTAGCAAGGTTGATTAAAAATGAGATCGTCGACGAGCGATTAAAGATCGATGAAGCCATCGAGAAAGAGCATGGAGTGTCTGATGTGATCGTGTACGGAGCAAATTTGACTTTCGTCAGCCTGGAAGGTGCTGATCTCTATGAATTCGATTGGAAGGGTCATAAGCCGAAGAATGTAAGTTACTTTATCGATGGAGTAGGCGATGCAGGGACCGTGTTGGTGCTTCCGAACGGGCCTAATTATGCTGAAGGAAGGATTGTGACCATGACTTTGCCTGAGGATGAGATAACGAAGTTGAAAAATGAGCTAAACAACGAATGGTCTATTGCttga
- the LOC107029584 gene encoding glycine-rich RNA-binding protein 4, mitochondrial: MAFYNKLGGLLRQSISTSGNTLNAQSSAPSMLNAIRCMSTKLFVGGLSFGTDDQSLREAFTSFGDVVEAKVIMDRDSGKSKGFGFVNFTDGQSAQDAMSAMDGQDLNGRNIRVSLAQERAPRSGGFRSGGGGYGGGGFGGGYGGSRQNDAY, encoded by the exons ATGGCTTTCTACAACAAACTTGGTGGTCTTTTGAGGCAGAGCATCTCAACAAGTGGCAATACATTAAACGCACAATCATCAGCACCTTCAATGCTTAATGCCATCCGTTGCATGTCCACAAAGCTTTTTGTTGGAG GTCTTTCATTTGGAACTGACGATCAGTCTCTGAGGGAAGCCTTCACCAGCTTTGGTgatgtcgtcgagg CTAAGGTCATCATGGATAGAGATTCTGGGAAATCAAAGGGATTTGGATTCGTGAACTTCACAGACGGTCAATCTGCCCAAGATGCTATGTCAGCAATGGATGGACAG GATCTCAACGGGAGGAACATCCGCGTCTCTCTAGCCCAAGAGAGAGCTCCACGCAGCGGTGGTTTTCGTTCTGGTGGTGGCGGATATGGTGGTGGTGGATTTGGCGGTGGCTATGGTGGATCTAGACAAAATGATGCATACTAA